A stretch of Pseudomonas sp. LS.1a DNA encodes these proteins:
- a CDS encoding fimbria/pilus outer membrane usher protein, with the protein MSLSIAPRSVDGADAGARALHGGTPPPAWKLNALSLVLCCALPGLSTAQDDPQLLGFNTTFLQGAQSAVDLQLLLSANSVLPGNYRVDLYSNEVLVGRRDIDFNRNLQTGRVEPCLTLELLEQLGIDMDKLKAQGRLDTAQACHDLPTLIDQASLSYDSGHLRLSASIPQVAMKRGLRGYVDPQLWDAGVPAAFINYQFNTSRSAGDADTRINNNLSLRNGINLGGWRLRNESNFSSGTGRPDSFKSNRSYVQHDVTALKGQFSAGDIFSDSDLFDSVRYRGLKLASDEGMRADSERGYAPVVRGVAQTSARVEIRQNSYLLYTANVPPGPFEISDIYPSGSNGDLEITIIEADGRRRVSVQAFSSLPLMVRGGQVKYSLSAGRYNSNTEGLATPQMLSTMLAYGLTNTVTGVVGLQATDDYKALAVGSGLNTLLGAFSLDVTHSSSKAQGQTTQGNSLRALYAKTFTGTDTNFTLAAYRYSTEGFRTLTQHIEDLSTDAIKRSGNSKTRTDLTINQSLGRDRALGSLYLTATDQRYWNRGGSQSLSAGYSNNWGDISYNLDVSRTKELGTSGPSGQDTQFNLSVSFPIGSRDRAPRAFVTASTQKGNDTTQAGINGYLSESSDTFYSIQGGHSRTSGSSASANLNTRTSVADISLGYSQGRGYDSQNLNVAGAVVAHQGGINLGQTLSETFALAEVPGVKGAKISSFSGVETGRNGYAVIPNAQPYRVNWVSLDTRDLGGDIEIENATQQLVPRRGAVVLARYTGKSGRRVQFELLDEHGQSIPFGASVEDAEGKQLAISDPSGKALVLLEQDQGSLTIKWGEHQCAAPFSLPERDKAVNYERQRLMCRP; encoded by the coding sequence ATGTCTCTGTCCATCGCCCCCCGCTCCGTAGACGGTGCCGATGCAGGCGCGCGCGCGCTCCATGGCGGCACGCCTCCTCCGGCCTGGAAGCTCAACGCCCTGTCATTGGTGCTCTGCTGCGCGCTGCCCGGCCTCTCGACGGCGCAGGACGATCCCCAGCTGCTGGGCTTCAACACCACCTTCCTGCAGGGTGCGCAATCGGCGGTCGACCTGCAGTTACTGCTGTCGGCCAACAGCGTGCTGCCGGGCAATTATCGGGTAGACCTGTACAGCAACGAGGTACTGGTGGGCCGGCGCGACATCGATTTCAACCGCAACCTCCAGACCGGGCGCGTGGAACCGTGCCTGACCCTGGAACTGCTCGAGCAGTTGGGCATAGACATGGACAAGCTCAAGGCACAGGGGCGCCTGGATACCGCGCAGGCCTGCCACGACCTGCCGACGCTGATCGACCAGGCCAGCCTGAGCTATGACTCGGGTCACCTGCGCCTGTCCGCCAGCATCCCGCAGGTCGCCATGAAGCGCGGTCTGCGCGGCTACGTCGACCCGCAACTGTGGGACGCAGGGGTGCCTGCGGCGTTCATCAACTACCAATTCAACACCAGCCGCAGCGCCGGTGATGCCGACACCCGCATCAACAACAACCTGAGCCTGCGCAACGGCATCAACCTGGGCGGCTGGCGCTTGCGCAACGAGTCAAACTTCAGCAGCGGCACCGGGCGGCCGGACAGCTTCAAGAGCAACCGCAGCTACGTGCAGCACGACGTAACTGCACTCAAGGGCCAGTTCAGCGCCGGCGACATCTTCAGCGACAGCGACCTGTTCGACAGCGTGCGCTACCGGGGCCTGAAGCTGGCTTCGGACGAAGGCATGCGCGCCGACAGCGAGCGCGGGTACGCGCCGGTGGTGCGGGGCGTGGCCCAGACCAGCGCCAGAGTCGAGATCCGCCAGAACAGCTACCTGCTCTACACTGCCAACGTACCGCCCGGCCCGTTCGAGATCAGCGACATTTACCCCAGCGGCTCCAACGGCGACCTGGAAATCACCATCATCGAGGCCGACGGCCGCCGACGGGTCAGCGTGCAGGCGTTCTCCAGTCTGCCGCTCATGGTCCGTGGCGGCCAGGTCAAGTACAGCCTGTCCGCCGGACGCTACAACAGCAACACCGAAGGCCTGGCCACGCCGCAGATGCTCAGCACGATGTTGGCCTACGGCCTCACCAACACCGTGACCGGCGTCGTTGGCCTGCAAGCCACCGACGACTACAAGGCGCTGGCCGTGGGCAGCGGCCTGAACACGCTGCTGGGCGCCTTTTCGCTCGATGTCACCCATTCCTCGAGCAAAGCCCAGGGCCAGACCACCCAGGGCAACAGCCTGCGGGCGCTATACGCCAAGACATTCACCGGCACCGACACCAACTTCACCTTGGCCGCCTACCGCTATTCAACCGAGGGCTTCCGCACCCTCACCCAGCATATCGAGGACCTGAGCACCGACGCGATCAAGCGCAGCGGCAACTCCAAGACCCGCACCGACCTGACCATCAACCAGAGCCTGGGCCGCGACCGCGCACTCGGCAGCCTGTATCTGACGGCCACCGACCAGCGCTACTGGAACCGCGGCGGTTCGCAGAGCCTGTCCGCCGGCTACAGCAACAACTGGGGCGATATCTCCTACAACCTTGACGTCAGCCGCACCAAGGAGCTGGGAACCTCAGGCCCTTCGGGGCAGGATACCCAGTTCAACCTGTCGGTGTCGTTCCCGATCGGCAGCCGCGACCGTGCACCGCGGGCGTTCGTCACCGCCAGCACGCAGAAGGGCAACGACACCACCCAGGCCGGCATCAACGGCTACCTGTCGGAGAGCAGTGACACCTTCTACTCGATCCAGGGTGGTCACAGCCGCACCAGTGGCAGCTCGGCCTCGGCCAACCTGAACACCCGCACCTCGGTCGCCGACATCAGCCTGGGCTATAGCCAGGGGCGCGGCTACGACTCGCAGAACCTGAACGTTGCCGGCGCCGTGGTTGCCCACCAAGGCGGCATCAACCTCGGCCAGACGCTCAGCGAAACCTTCGCCCTGGCCGAAGTGCCGGGTGTGAAGGGTGCGAAGATCAGCAGTTTCAGCGGAGTGGAAACCGGGCGCAATGGCTATGCGGTGATCCCCAACGCTCAGCCCTACAGGGTCAACTGGGTCAGCCTGGACACCCGCGACCTGGGGGGCGACATCGAAATCGAAAACGCCACCCAACAGCTGGTGCCTCGCCGCGGCGCCGTGGTGCTTGCCCGCTACACCGGCAAGAGTGGGCGCCGGGTACAATTTGAACTGCTCGACGAGCACGGCCAGTCGATACCGTTCGGCGCCTCCGTCGAGGACGCCGAAGGCAAGCAGCTGGCGATTTCCGACCCGAGCGGCAAGGCGTTGGTGCTGCTCGAACAGGACCAGGGTAGCCTGACAATCAAATGGGGTGAGCACCAGTGTGCAGCGCCTTTCAGCCTGCCAGAACGGGACAAGGCGGTTAACTACGAACGCCAGCGCCTGATGTGTCGGCCGTGA
- a CDS encoding fimbrial biogenesis chaperone, translated as MLRRSLYPVLGLLGMLVAAQATASISLSATRVVFDGAHKEANVIVRNGNQEVLVQSWVDAGDSAQAPFAITPPLARVLPKQEQLLRILYEGQGLPTDRESVVWLNVQEIPQASTKANTLQLAVRQRIKIFFRPANLPGNALLAPEQLVWQLTQHAGKAQLTVNNPGLYHVSMADIELKRGKQTVFSADSSMIAPGEQKTFSSALSLPDGPLTLTFKSINDYGAQHGYSVLLTPAQPGSAKPAEPAITL; from the coding sequence ATGTTGCGTCGTTCTCTGTATCCCGTTCTCGGGTTGCTGGGCATGCTCGTCGCCGCCCAGGCAACTGCCAGCATCTCCCTGAGCGCCACCCGCGTCGTGTTTGACGGTGCTCACAAGGAAGCCAATGTCATCGTGCGCAACGGCAATCAGGAAGTCCTGGTGCAGTCGTGGGTTGATGCCGGCGACAGCGCGCAGGCGCCGTTCGCCATCACCCCTCCGTTGGCCAGAGTATTGCCCAAGCAGGAACAACTACTGCGCATTCTCTATGAAGGCCAGGGTCTGCCGACCGATCGCGAATCCGTGGTCTGGCTCAATGTCCAGGAAATCCCGCAAGCCAGTACCAAGGCCAATACCTTGCAGTTGGCAGTGCGCCAACGCATCAAGATTTTCTTCCGCCCGGCCAACTTGCCCGGTAATGCCCTGCTGGCACCGGAACAACTGGTCTGGCAATTGACCCAGCACGCCGGGAAGGCCCAACTGACCGTGAACAACCCAGGCCTGTATCACGTGTCGATGGCCGACATCGAACTCAAACGCGGAAAACAGACCGTGTTCAGCGCCGATTCGAGCATGATCGCCCCCGGCGAACAAAAGACATTCAGCTCGGCACTTTCCCTGCCGGACGGCCCGCTGACGCTCACGTTCAAGAGCATCAACGACTATGGCGCCCAGCATGGATATTCCGTGCTGCTGACCCCTGCCCAGCCGGGTAGTGCCAAGCCTGCCGAACCCGCCATCACCTTGTGA